Sequence from the Ooceraea biroi isolate clonal line C1 chromosome 5, Obir_v5.4, whole genome shotgun sequence genome:
CACCTTGATGATTCTGAATACCTCGGTCGTCCAGTTTGGCGTGTAGCCCTTGTCGAAGACCGTCTTGTACTTGCTGACGCGTACCGAGTCACCTACTGTGAATCGCGCCGGGGCTGCATCTTTACGTTGCTGTACACCGTGGCCAAGAGTTTATCCGCGATCTTGGGCGTTACATCGATGGATCGCATACCGATCGTCCGATGTTTTCGCGCGTTGTACTTTGCGACGAGCTGCTGTAGTTCGTCGATCCATCTATAGTTTCCATTGAGCGTAAACATTTTCCACATGTCGTTCTTTAGCGTACGATTGAACCGTTCCACGACCGAGGCTTTCATGGGTGAATACGTAGAATAGTGATTAATATCATGTTTCATCAGGAGCCGCTGCACGTCAGTATTGTAGAATTCCTTTCCTCTGTCAGTATGCAAATTGTTTGGACATCTTCCATCCTTTCAAAATAGTTTTGCAAACGCATCGGCTGTCTCGCTCCCGCATTTACTCTTGAGCGGTACGGCCCATGCATACTTGCTCAACACGTCTATAATTGTGAGTATATAATTGTAGCctttgttgaaacgtgagtaCGGACGCATCTCCACTATGTCAGCTTGCCACAGGTCATCGTATCCGCGGACTATGACGCGTCTTCGTGGAAAAGTTCTTCTCGCCGGAGCATGCAGTTCCTCGACGAGTCGCCGTTTCTCGGAACTGACAATCTTTTTACGTCCATCGGATTTTCGCGACGCATGTTTTTGGCGATACAATCAACGACTGTTAGGCGTGTAGTTATATATGTCTCAAACTGTTTGTAAACGTTCGACGCCTTTCCAGAGCCGTTCTTGCCCCGTTCGTCGCTGTTCCAGACCCTTTCTTGAGCCATTCTTGCCACGTTCGTCGCTGTTCCAGTCCTGTTCGTCGCCGTTCCAGACCCGTTCTTAAGTCGTTCGTGAGCCGTTCGGCACTGTTCGTTATCCGTTCGTTGCCGTTCTATTAGTCGTTTCTGATGCAGTAATCGCCAGCAGGAGGCGAAGTTCCTTTATCGCAGCCCATAACGCTTGCGTGTCCTTCTCGAACGCAATACTCAGCTTTCTCTCAAATTCTGCATGTTGATTCTGCAACACTTTACCATACTGTTCCACGTATAGTTTGTTGACAGCGTCGGTATCAGCCTCAGGCTGCGCTACACGACGAATTTTGCGCGACTGTGCGTCAAAATCAGCAGCGTGGCAACACAATGCGTTTTCACGTACGTAGTTTCTCACTACTCCACTGAACTGATAATACGGATTGTTCATCGTGTCTCCCTTCTTTCTAGTAATACACCGAACTTGTTGATTGGCATGTTGATGCACACGAACGACTGATTCGTTTCGTTGATGTacagtttaatttataataataagaccTGCCTCGCGAAATTCTTCGAAGCGACACGACAATCTCTTTGGACACCGCTAACTCACTTTTGTCTTAGCGAGTCTAAGTGCTGACTGTGCAGCATCTCTCCGGTGCTTGCAGCGTGCTTTCAGTCGGTCAATCTGCAGTCGAGCGAAGAGTCTCGAATGTGAAAGTACACAAGAAGTGAAGAGTGCAAGTAATTATAAGTGGACGAAAACATGGATTTCCGGACGATAAAAGGGTTCATTAACATCGAACACATGAATTGGACGAGGTGGGAGCGAAGGGAGAGGGAGTACTACGCCAACTATTTTGACAACATGTTGCATATCTTCCAAGGCGCGGATATTTTCCAACTGAGGCGCTTATTtgaaataatggaaaaacagTGGGGCGATGATGACGTAGATGAGTattgtatgtaatttttacagTTCTTATACAACTGCGTTCTGTTACTAATAAACGACTTTGCTtcagaaataatatatgataggAAGAGAGCGAGGATCGAAATAAAGGATGATGATGACCTAGGTGagtattgtatgtatttttttacagtTCTTATACAACTGCGTTCTGTTACTAATACACGACTTTGtttcagaaataatatatgataggaagagagcgaggatcgaggaggaggaggaggaggagaacgtGTTGGTAGAGGAGTTTCGCAAAAGATTGCGAATTGTGGACAAGGAAATAGGTGagtattttttccttttttcatgGTAGTATGTAATCTGTGGCGCCTTTTCAGAACCAGTATATGCGCGAAAGAGGACATGGATAGAGAATTCAGAAGTATGCCCGAACAAACGGTCGAGGATagaggaggaggatgaggaagacgaagatacggacgaggaggaagacgaAGATACGGACGACGAGGAAGACGAAGATACGGACGATGAGGATGAGGACGAGGAAGATGAGGAGGAAGATGAGGAGAATGAGGACGAGGATGATGAGGACGAGGATGATGAGGAGGATgaagacgacgaggacgaggatgaTGAGGAGGATGATGAGGAGGATgaagacgacgaggacgaggatgaggacgacgaggacgaggatgaGGACGAGGATGAGGACGAAGGAATAGGTggactattttatttttttattcttttgttaatattttcattgcgtttaatagtaaaaattaaaaaacgacTTTTTTCAGAGGTGTTACCCATAAACAAACGACCGAGGTTAGAGGAGTAGGAGGAAGAAGCCAATacatcttatattttatattgtatattgtgtatttctatattttatattgcgtattcctatattgtatattgtatatattgtgaTTCCTATCTTTTTATAGTGTgtgtcaatatataataataataaacatgcaATATGTAGAAATAGAGTTATAATTAGTATTCCTACTCGTCCTCCGCCCACTCCTCCTCCATTGTCAcataaattaacgataaatatACAAACTCCTCAAGCGCAATAAATgaaggaataaataaaataacgtccTGCAaccatataaaaaattataaagtcaAAGTATAATAgatctaaatattttttgaacaaATTTATTGCAGTTTAAAACAATGCGTTTGCACGTACGTAGTTGTTAAACGGATAACACGGATTTTTCATCGGTGCCTCCCGTCTTTCTAGTAATACACCGAACTTGTTGATGCACACGAGCGACTGATACTGTCGTTGATGTactgtttaatttataatgaggCCTGCCTCGCGAAGTTCTTCGATAATCGACAGAATCTCATTATCGTGGTTGTTATTTCCCGCTTGGCGCAAAGCTTCGAGCAATCGCAGACGATCCACCAAGTCGTTGGGATCGTTCCAGTGCAAGTAATCGATCACATTGTCGTTTAGTGTCACATTGTCATTTAATGTCACAGCGCGAGTTAATCCTCTTCCAGATCGCTTCTTAGGTACGATTGGCAGTAACGGTGCGATTACGCGGTTGTACTTGTAACCCTTGTTGCTCTTTACTTGACCATGCGCGATGTGTTTGTGTCTATGCGCATTCGTCGTCAGCAGCATGCTCTTGTACGCATGCAAATCATTAACTGTGTACACGACTTTGTTAGGACATTTCATGAAGATCAGTTCGTAAAGACCGGGTGTACCGATGTATCGCACGCCGTCGACAAATATGTTATCACGGGTGTCCACGTCGAAATGTTTATTACCGAACATCATTCCATCCTGACCGAGATAAACGCCGTACACGTTATCTATGCCGCTCTCTCGGTCACCGCTCAGGACAGGGCTTACGTATTGTTGTCCTAGCGGACCTAGCTGACTGTGCAGCATCTCTCGACCCTCCGGTGTTTGCAGCGTGTGATGAACGGAAGTTCGTAGCGATTCGTTCGTGGTTTCGAAATCTTCATCGGAAGAGATTTCGATCGCGGACCGTTCAAACGGTTGCGGCGCTACTTTCATCGGGGTAGAGGTTGTCATATTGAATGGAACTCGTTTTCGCTTGGGCGGTGACGTTCTCGGTGATGCGCTCAACGAGAGTTTCCTCTTCTTATCTTCTCTCACATTCACCTCTCTCTGCGGGGATAGTGTTTCACTCTCTGTGTCATCGGCATTGCTCATCGGCTCGTCTGGCTGTATGAGCGGGCTGGATGTATCACCCGTGGTATTATCGACAAGCTTCTGCAGAGGCCCGATGATCGGTCTAAAATGTCTCTCCAACGCTGCATCTTCCACCATCGTGCCAGTCTTTAGAGCGCGATGTTTCTTGCGGATCGAATCACTGGTTTTCGCAATTGCCTTCACCATCCTCTCACGCGCTTGAATATCTGTTTCGCCAGTGAACGTCGCCATGTCGTACCGGGGTACGAATGGTTCACTGAACACGTATTAACGGTGACTAACCACTTTATGGTATCGCAAACTCATTAAATCCACTTCTATACCGCCCATTAGTGATCGCGCTGTCCTTGTCTATCACTACGAAACCGTATTTGCGTTGTCAACAATTGCGACACAATGCGCAAAAATCATCGTACGGCATGTCGGTATTCACGTGATCGTTGTACATTTCAAGTTGGTACCATTCTGTTTAAACAAGATCAGCAGgttcgcgttgtcgcgtataagATGCTTGGGTATCTTTGCATACGTCTGACAGAGATAGAAACAGTCGACGTTCGAGTGTCGCCCCATcgcaaagtattctctcacAGTATCCTGCTTATCGCACGTTACGTCATCAAAGACGAAGATCGAGTTTGGACGCGCCTCGCTCGGTGGAATGACGTCACTGTTATTAGAGAACGTGAAGTAGCCAATTTCTTCAATCGGTGACAATACATTTTCCAAGTACCGATATTTGGGCTGTTGCAACGAtttcgagtacacgtacacgttctcgaaacgtacaccgTGCGAACTTTCCAACAGACTTATCAGCACGTTGGTCTTGCCACAATTCGAGGGCCCACAAACAATCGCGCGTATCGTGTGTGGCAACAGTTTTCTATGTCTGCGTACCTCATTCTCCGATAGTACCCGCGTTCTATCGTCCAAATTTGTGACGCGTATCGTCAACGGTTGTCGCACGAATCTCATATTTACACTTGCTAGGAGGAGGGGAGTCGAACGACTATTTATAGGTTGGTGGAATCGCGAAAGCCATCAGTACCACAATGTTTTTCACACTGTCATGTCCTTCCGATATTCGCGACTTAACCGCTGAACAGTTACAATTTGTACCGAAGATCGTTCTGTTGCGAGCGTATGGGAACTATATCAACTGCGTGTGGAACAAGCTTCCGGACCATATAAAGGCGGATTCGGAGGTACAGATTTATCGCCGCTGTTGCGAACATTACAATCAACCGTAGCAGCAAACGCACATCGACGGTCCGGTACCGTTGATCAGAGATTGTTACGCATGCCAAAAACGGTAATGAGAGGTGGAGGTTTGCTGAATCGTGCGATAAACGCGCTTCCCTTCGAACTGCACATTCCGGGCTATCAGTTTTGCGGTCCTAGAACTCGTGTGGAAGAACGTCTAGCTAGAGGCGATCGAGGTATCAATTCCTTGGACGCGGCGTGTCGCGAGCACGATATAGCGTACCTACGTAGCAACGATCTTGACAACAGACACGCGGCGGATAAGATACTCGCCGAAAGGGCGCGAGAACGCATTTTCGCGAGGGATTCGactctgagagagagagagctgccgCTACAACAGTTTGGGCAGCTATGAAAGCCAAGACCAAATTGGGCATGGGTAtgaagacgaagaaaaagatgacTATCAGAAGAGTACCGAAGAAACGAATGCTTCCGATAGCGAGACGCGGCGGTGTCCTGCCACTGCTGCCGTTGCTGGGAGTAATCGGATCGTTGGCTGCGGGGGCAGCGGGAGTCGCGAAAGCGGTGAATGACAACAAGGCCGCGCggcgtcagctggatgaaatGCACCGTCACAATCGCGCTATGGAAGGTCAGGGACTTTATCTCGCTCCGTACAAGCGTGGAAAGGGTAtctcgaagaagaagaatggtgggaaaaaaaaacgtcaaaaagACCATAAGAATGCCTACGGGTATAACCATCAATACACAATTGGAACACTTGGCTAATCGTATGCGTATACCGTTCTTCAGAGGTGTATTTATGCGTAATGCCCTGCCGATGGACGGAGTTGGTCGAAACGAGAGCGGTATTGTGAATTTGAATGACGCGGAAGGCCCGGGCACGCATTGGGTAGCTTATGCGAAGCGAGGAAATcgcgttatatattttaacagttTTGGGAATCTTCGACCACCGAGGGACTTGGTGCGCTATCTCGGACATAACGCGGTGAAAATTGAGTACAATCGTACCGCGTATCAAACGTACGATCAGAGCATTTGCGGACAATTGTGCCTGAAGTTTCTCCAGACGGTTGGCAAAACATTTAAACCATAACATTCCGCGATCGGCGCTCAGTATTCGCTCGAACATGTCGCTGACGCTTACGCTAACCGGGAAGAGTAGCACCCTCGCGGTAAACTACTTTCCCGCGATTGATTTGAGCGATGATGGGTACGAGCTCGGACTTATGGATTTTGAAACGTATTACACGATACCAAACGTGAATTcctcgaataataaattttactttggtAAAGACGACAAGGAAATTACTATACCCGAAGGATCGTACGAACTACACGCCACAGATGAGTATCTGAAGCGTGCGATTGAACGACACGTAGCTGGTTCCAGCGATAATGCCAAAAACGTCGTTGATGAGGAGTATCCGATAGTGCTTCGTGCTAATCACAATACGATGAGGAGCGAAATCAAGTGTGCCTATCGAATAAACTTTAAGAAACCGAACAACATTGGATCGCTGCTGGGATTCTCGTCGAATCGGATATTGCAACCGCGAAAATGGCACGAATCGGACGTACCGGTCAATATCATGAACGTGAACATTATTCGCATAGAGTGTAACGTGACCGCCGGTGCGTACAGCAACGGTACGCGTgtgcacacgatacacgaATTTTCGTCGCGCGTGCCACCAGGATATAAGTTATCGGAAACACCTGCGCAGATCATTTACCTGCCGATCATCGCACGGTGCATTACGGATCTGACGTTACGTGTTGTGGATCAAGACAGGCGATTACTTGATTTTCGCAGTGAGGAGATTACCGTCAGATTAGACGTACGACGGCGACAACGATAGTGTGTGTAGTGTAAGATGAGATGCTCTTTCTGAACGAAACGGAGCACGTGCGTGATACTGTTGTAAGAACTGCTGTGACATTCGATAAACTAAAGCTGCCGAACATTGACTTTGTAAAATCTAATACGAAGAAGCTCAGTGCATCAAacgttgaatttttgaaatctttgGGCTTTAGAGTACGAAATACCTAATCGCAGGGAAAAAATGATTGACATTTTGAATATCGGAAGTGAACCAGTCTTCGACGATCGCATCGTCAAGATTGAGACTCATACATATAATCCGTACGCCAACACGCTGTTGGGACACAGCGATGAGATAcgaatacccatacagcagcAAGATTTGTATACCTTACCGTGTCAGAACTTTCTGTACGTCGAGGGCAAACTAACAACAAACAGAGCCATTGAGGGCTCTAATGTGATATTGGGGAATAATTGCGTGGCGTTTATGTTCGATGAGATACGCTACGAACTTGACGGAGTGGAAATTGATCGCAACAAAAATGTTGGAATGGCCTCGACACTCAAAAACTATACATTGTTAACACTCGACAAAGGCGTGACTCTGGGTAATGCCAGTTgagatacatatattgataatgtggatggaaactttaatttttgtgtACCACTCTCTATGTTACTGGGATTTTGCGAGGATTACAAACGCGTGGTGATCAACGCTCGTCATGAGCTGATTCTAATACGATcgcgcaacgacaacaatAGTCTACTGGGAGATCCCGCACTGGAGCCAAAGATTGAGCTGTTCAAGATACAGTGGCGAATGCCGCATGCGTTACTGAATGCAGTCAATAAGCTATCGATGCTACGAGCCTTGGAGAGCGGACGATATCTGAGCATGACATTCCGATCGTGGGATCTGTACGAGTTTCCTCTACTACAGAGCACCACCAAGCACTCGTGGACTGTCAAGGCCGCGACTCAGCTGGAGAAACCGCGATACGTGATCTTTGCATTGCAGACTGGgcgtaaaaatgtaatgtccCAGGACGTTACTATATTCGACGACTGCAAGTTAACCAACGTGAAATTGTATCTAAACTCGGAATGCTATCCCTACGACGACCTGAATTTGGATTTTGAGAGGAACAAATACGTCATCCTTTACGACATGTATTCACGTTTTCGTAGGGCGTATTATAGATGCGACTGCGCCGAGGCATATTTGACCACTACCAACTTTCTTCTTCGCGGTCCTTTCATGGTTatcgattgttcgcgacaGAACGAGTCGATCAAGAGTGCTACCGTAGATGTATGATTAGAGTTTGACTGCAAAGAGAACATACCTGCGAATACTACCGCCTACTGCCTCATAATGCACGATCGCGTGGTCGAATACAGTCCATTGACCAACGTTGTGCGCAGAATTGTGTAAAATTGCATCGTCAGCAGATATCTCTTTATAACTACGGACCGTTGCGAGTGTGGCCATTAATCCAGGGAAACTCGTCATGTCCGTACCGACGTTTGTGGACCTGCAAGGCTTCATCGTCGGCAGAAACTTCGTCGTGAAGGAATTTGCCGCTCTCAGCGAGGGATGTGTTCTCTCGCACTACATCTTTGAACCCTACGGATCGTGGTACGATCTCTTAAAATCTGAGAGATCGCAAGCATCCTGGTTAACGGCGAATCATCACGGACTATCATGGGACGTTGGAACGGTTCCGTATCGATGGGCTAGGCGCCGGATCACGAAGGCGGTGGTGGGCACGACGAACAAAGAGGATGATGATGAAACAGTACCCCTCGTGTACGTCAAGGGACACGAGAAGCGCGAATGGCTGCACGATTTGCTTCAAGACGATGCGCGAGATGACGTATTCGTTGAGACTTTGGATGTGGACTACGAAGATATCGctcctttatataaattagatataGTAAATACATTTCGATGTGGATACCATGTGAAACATTGCGCCTTACAAAATGTATTCAAACTCTACAATTGGTGGTCGAACCGCCTGAAATAAACTGCATTCCTTATTACAACTTGCGTCTgtgttttttattctattttgtcCTCCCCCGTCCCCTATTACGGCGGACTCTCCATGACATCACACACACGTCGCGGTTTTCTTATAGTACCAATATGCAGACACAGGTATATGCGGCTATCGAGTAATCGCGGGGAACGTGCTTTATCTTTGCTGACTGTTGTTTTCATCTGATCACCCTACCTTATGAGCATGGGCTTCCATTGTCACGCGTCCGCTTATTGCGAGTCTCATTCAATACAGTTATTGCAGTCATTTAAAAATCATGTGGAAGCAGTTTAACGCCAAGATGCatggggaggaggaggagcagtTTAACGCGGATGAGTTACACGTGACATTTCCGCAAACAGCGATAAGTACCTTATCAATTGCATTGGATGAAGGTGACAGTCGTTGCGAGTGTCACTTACACTGCtaataaaatcgatgataACTTTGTTTTAGTTTCTCCTAGTGGATGCCACCCCCGTTGTAGAGGGTCCGCTACATCGATCAGTGCACCTTGCGTTCCCACCACCTACGGTAGGCATATCTATTCAttgtcatatattattaacaacaTTCTTCtgatagatatttttttcagcgGGTGCCCCGGTGGATGATTCGCATATCGAAGTTTATTAATGTGGAACACATGAAATGGGTGCGTCATGAGCGTAAAAATACAGGGATGTCCAACAATCCTGGGAAGACCGATAAACAAACTCGTGGGAGGAGGACGATATTTGTagtttaagaattttatttgggATAAATCCTCCCTACACGGCCGAAATTTGGAAATGAttcgtttatatatttttttctttttattttttatttttcatactagtatatacatgtacattattatatatacagtttttattatatatatctttattattgtattacaatttactttttatgcattctattgttttatttcattaattatatatttttattattttattacaatctgCTTTTTATgcattctcctcttcctcttcctcacatatacatactaattatacatatttatattatttcatatcataaaatataaaaatatgttctctttaaatatactGTTTGTTAATAACAATGGATTCAACTGTCACACTCGTGTTCCGCTCGCGTATTAACACTGGTattgtttaatgtttttttattacatgcaTATCTGACACATGTTGCACGGCAGTATCATTAGCAGCGGATCATGGCAGTTCGAACAGTAGTGCCATTCCACGTCGTTATGTATGGCGATTACGTGCTCTCGCACGGCGTACATTTCTCCGGGTTGTCCGTTCGCCAGCGTGATCATGCACGGGGTACACACGAGTACACTACCACCGGTAgtgtaatagaaatatatggCGCACACTTTCGTACGTCCGAGAGCGAGGAGTTGAGCGTTAGGCACTGTCTTCTCAGTATTATCCTCACGATACTCATGATCACTGTGGTAAGCGCTTTCGTTCGATACCGCTTCTTCTTCGCTGTCTTCATCTAATAAACGTTCAAAATTATTGTCCCCTTCCATTTCCATGTTTTTTACACACACaactttgtctctctttcactAAGTA
This genomic interval carries:
- the LOC105275941 gene encoding glutamic acid-rich protein-like gives rise to the protein MLHIFQGADIFQLRRLFEIMEKQWGDDDVDEKRARIEIKDDDDLEPVYARKRTWIENSEVCPNKRSRIEEEDEEDEDTDEEEDEDTDDEEDEDTDDEDEDEEDEEEDEENEDEDDEDEDDEEDEDDEDEDDEEDDEEDEDDEDEDEDDEDEDEDEDEDEGIEVLPINKRPRLEE
- the LOC105282200 gene encoding uncharacterized protein LOC105282200 gives rise to the protein MLLGFCEDYKRVVINARHELILIRSRNDNNSLLGDPALEPKIELFKIQWRMPHALLNAVNKLSMLRALESGRYLSMTFRSWDLYEFPLLQSTTKHSWTVKAATQLEKPRYVIFALQTGRKNVMSQDVTIFDDCKLTNVKLYLNSECYPYDDLNLDFERNKYVILYDMYSRFRRAYYRCDCAEAYLTTTNFLLRGPFMVIDCSRQNESIKSATVDV